In a single window of the Salvelinus alpinus chromosome 15, SLU_Salpinus.1, whole genome shotgun sequence genome:
- the LOC139540142 gene encoding PCNA-associated factor-like isoform X1: MTSGCGVKTKFNMVRTKADSVPGTYRKAVAASAPRKSLGASSSANASSGSQAGTPGESKSKFAGGNPVCPRPTPTWQKGIGDFFGGPCREPEKENQLPQSDDEEAGGSGVSKASNKSRPLPAEDEDADE, encoded by the exons ATGACGTCAG GTTGTGGGGTAAAAACAAAGTTTAACATGGTGAGGACGAAGGCAGACAGTGTCCCCGGAACTTACAGGAAAG CTGTGGCTGCATCTGCACCCAGGAAGTCATTGGGTGCCTCGAGTTCTGCAAATGCATCAAGCGGCTCTCAAGCAGGCACGCCTGGTGAGT CAAAGAGTAAATTTGCTGGCGGGAATCCTGTGTGTCCTCGGCCCACCCCAACTTGGCAAAAAGGCATTGGGGATTTCTTTGGTGGGCCCTGCAGGGAGCCTGAGAAAGAGAACCAGCTCCCCCAGTCAGATGATGAAGAGGCTGGAGGCAGTGGAGTGTCCAAGGCATCCAATAA ATCCAGACCACTGCCTGCTGAAGATGAGGATGCTGATGAATGA
- the LOC139540142 gene encoding PCNA-associated factor-like isoform X4 encodes MVRTKADSVPGTYRKAVAASAPRKSLGASSSANASSGSQAGTPAKSKFAGGNPVCPRPTPTWQKGIGDFFGGPCREPEKENQLPQSDDEEAGGSGVSKASNKSRPLPAEDEDADE; translated from the exons ATGGTGAGGACGAAGGCAGACAGTGTCCCCGGAACTTACAGGAAAG CTGTGGCTGCATCTGCACCCAGGAAGTCATTGGGTGCCTCGAGTTCTGCAAATGCATCAAGCGGCTCTCAAGCAGGCACGCCTG CAAAGAGTAAATTTGCTGGCGGGAATCCTGTGTGTCCTCGGCCCACCCCAACTTGGCAAAAAGGCATTGGGGATTTCTTTGGTGGGCCCTGCAGGGAGCCTGAGAAAGAGAACCAGCTCCCCCAGTCAGATGATGAAGAGGCTGGAGGCAGTGGAGTGTCCAAGGCATCCAATAA ATCCAGACCACTGCCTGCTGAAGATGAGGATGCTGATGAATGA
- the LOC139540142 gene encoding PCNA-associated factor-like isoform X2 → MTSGCGVKTKFNMVRTKADSVPGTYRKAVAASAPRKSLGASSSANASSGSQAGTPAKSKFAGGNPVCPRPTPTWQKGIGDFFGGPCREPEKENQLPQSDDEEAGGSGVSKASNKSRPLPAEDEDADE, encoded by the exons ATGACGTCAG GTTGTGGGGTAAAAACAAAGTTTAACATGGTGAGGACGAAGGCAGACAGTGTCCCCGGAACTTACAGGAAAG CTGTGGCTGCATCTGCACCCAGGAAGTCATTGGGTGCCTCGAGTTCTGCAAATGCATCAAGCGGCTCTCAAGCAGGCACGCCTG CAAAGAGTAAATTTGCTGGCGGGAATCCTGTGTGTCCTCGGCCCACCCCAACTTGGCAAAAAGGCATTGGGGATTTCTTTGGTGGGCCCTGCAGGGAGCCTGAGAAAGAGAACCAGCTCCCCCAGTCAGATGATGAAGAGGCTGGAGGCAGTGGAGTGTCCAAGGCATCCAATAA ATCCAGACCACTGCCTGCTGAAGATGAGGATGCTGATGAATGA
- the LOC139540142 gene encoding PCNA-associated factor-like isoform X3: protein MVRTKADSVPGTYRKAVAASAPRKSLGASSSANASSGSQAGTPGESKSKFAGGNPVCPRPTPTWQKGIGDFFGGPCREPEKENQLPQSDDEEAGGSGVSKASNKSRPLPAEDEDADE from the exons ATGGTGAGGACGAAGGCAGACAGTGTCCCCGGAACTTACAGGAAAG CTGTGGCTGCATCTGCACCCAGGAAGTCATTGGGTGCCTCGAGTTCTGCAAATGCATCAAGCGGCTCTCAAGCAGGCACGCCTGGTGAGT CAAAGAGTAAATTTGCTGGCGGGAATCCTGTGTGTCCTCGGCCCACCCCAACTTGGCAAAAAGGCATTGGGGATTTCTTTGGTGGGCCCTGCAGGGAGCCTGAGAAAGAGAACCAGCTCCCCCAGTCAGATGATGAAGAGGCTGGAGGCAGTGGAGTGTCCAAGGCATCCAATAA ATCCAGACCACTGCCTGCTGAAGATGAGGATGCTGATGAATGA